A genomic segment from Candidatus Methylomirabilota bacterium encodes:
- a CDS encoding type II toxin-antitoxin system VapC family toxin, with protein sequence MSARAKVYLETTVVSHLTARQTRDPIVVAHQTVTRRWWRHRKRFDLYCSHIVVREAGEGDPDAVKRRFAVLRGVPALETNDAVKALAAAVAKAAALPKKATEDALHIALATVHGMDYLLTWNCKHIANAEIRNVVAAVAYNHGYGVPVICTPEELMGE encoded by the coding sequence ATGAGTGCGAGAGCCAAGGTCTACCTGGAGACAACCGTCGTGAGCCACCTCACTGCGCGGCAGACCCGCGATCCGATCGTTGTTGCACACCAGACCGTAACGCGCCGATGGTGGAGGCACCGTAAGCGATTTGATCTCTATTGCTCGCATATCGTCGTAAGGGAAGCGGGCGAGGGCGATCCCGACGCGGTCAAACGCCGATTTGCTGTGCTCAGGGGCGTGCCCGCTCTGGAGACCAACGACGCCGTCAAAGCGCTTGCGGCCGCAGTTGCGAAGGCAGCAGCCCTACCGAAGAAGGCTACCGAGGATGCGCTCCATATCGCGTTGGCGACGGTTCACGGCATGGACTACCTGCTTACATGGAACTGCAAGCACATCGCGAATGCTGAGATTCGTAACGTGGTGGCCGCCGTGGCCTACAATCATGGGTACGGCGTCCCGGTCATCTGTACCCCAGAAGAGCTTATGGGAGAGTAA
- a CDS encoding SAM-dependent DNA methyltransferase has protein sequence MITGDIKSQVDRIWDSFWSGGISNPLEVIEQITYLLFIRRLDDLHTLEENKSARLKKPMERRVFPEGKGPRGRAYEDFRWSRFKHFAPAEMYTVVSEHVFPWLRTLGGNGSTYSHHMKDARFTIPTPALLARVVDMLDHVPMEERDTKGDVYEYMLGKIAAAGQNGQFRTPRHIIRLMVELTAPQPTDVICDPACGTAGFLVATGEYLRERHPNLLHNATLREHFHHRMFHGFDFDNTMLRIGSMNMLLHGVENPDIRYRDSLAQDHAGEEEKYTLVLANPPFAGSLDYENTAKDLLQIVKTKQTELLFVALFLRLLKPGGRAAVIVPDGVLFGSSKAHKELRRILVEEQKLDAVVSLPGGVFKPYAGVSTAILIFTKTNSGGTDYVWFYDVEADGWSLDDKRTPLLPEEKLGPVPRTPLSEEEYSKNNLPDVLTRWRTLHPLAPVEGEGQGEGELKRPRTAQSFCVPKADIIAYGYDLSLNRYKEVVHEEVEHRAPKAILADLAKLEEEIQRGMKELEGMVG, from the coding sequence ATGATTACCGGTGACATCAAGAGCCAGGTCGATCGTATCTGGGATTCGTTCTGGTCGGGCGGCATCTCCAATCCGCTGGAGGTGATCGAGCAGATTACCTACCTGCTGTTCATCCGCAGGCTCGACGACCTGCACACGCTGGAGGAGAACAAGTCCGCCCGGCTCAAAAAGCCGATGGAGCGGCGAGTGTTCCCGGAAGGCAAGGGCCCCAGGGGCCGCGCGTACGAGGACTTTCGCTGGTCCCGCTTCAAGCACTTCGCGCCAGCCGAGATGTACACCGTGGTCAGTGAGCATGTCTTCCCCTGGCTCCGCACCCTCGGCGGCAACGGGTCCACGTATTCCCACCACATGAAGGATGCGCGTTTCACCATCCCCACGCCCGCGCTCCTGGCCAGGGTGGTGGACATGCTCGACCACGTCCCGATGGAGGAGCGCGACACTAAGGGCGACGTCTACGAGTACATGCTCGGTAAGATCGCCGCCGCCGGGCAGAACGGCCAGTTCCGGACGCCGCGCCACATCATCCGACTGATGGTTGAGCTGACGGCGCCGCAGCCCACCGACGTGATCTGCGACCCGGCCTGCGGGACGGCGGGCTTCCTTGTCGCGACAGGCGAGTACCTGCGCGAGCGCCACCCGAACCTTCTGCACAACGCGACGCTCAGGGAGCACTTCCACCATCGTATGTTTCACGGCTTTGACTTCGATAACACGATGCTGCGCATCGGCAGCATGAACATGCTGCTGCACGGCGTGGAGAACCCGGACATCCGCTACCGCGACTCGCTGGCGCAGGACCACGCGGGTGAGGAGGAGAAGTACACGCTGGTTCTGGCCAATCCGCCCTTCGCCGGCAGCCTCGACTACGAGAACACCGCCAAGGACCTGCTGCAGATCGTCAAGACCAAGCAGACGGAGTTGCTCTTCGTCGCGCTGTTCCTGCGGCTCTTGAAGCCGGGCGGCCGCGCCGCGGTGATCGTGCCCGACGGCGTGCTCTTCGGCTCCAGCAAGGCGCACAAGGAGCTGCGCCGCATTCTGGTGGAAGAGCAGAAGCTCGATGCCGTGGTGTCGTTGCCCGGCGGCGTCTTCAAGCCGTACGCGGGCGTCTCCACCGCGATCCTTATCTTCACTAAGACCAACTCCGGCGGTACCGACTACGTCTGGTTCTACGACGTCGAGGCCGATGGTTGGAGCCTCGACGACAAGCGCACGCCGCTCCTACCCGAGGAGAAACTCGGCCCTGTACCGCGCACGCCGCTCAGCGAAGAAGAATACAGCAAGAACAACCTGCCCGATGTGCTGACGCGCTGGCGCACTCTTCATCCCCTCGCCCCCGTGGAGGGAGAGGGTCAGGGTGAGGGGGAATTGAAACGCCCCCGTACCGCACAGAGCTTCTGCGTACCCAAGGCTGACATCATTGCGTACGGCTACGACCTTTCGCTCAACCGCTACAAGGAGGTGGTGCATGAGGAGGTCGAGCATCGCGCACCAAAGGCGATCCTGGCCGACCTCGCGAAGCTGGAGGAAGAGATTCAGCGGGGGATGAAGGAGTTGGAGGGGATGGTGGGATGA
- a CDS encoding restriction endonuclease subunit S: protein MVRRATGASYPAISDRIILDSKLPALPLHEQRRIAEILDKADALRAKRRAALAQLDTLTQSIFLDMFGDPATNPKGWPVRRIGALLESACYGTSERAEANGEFPVLRMNNITRTGEIDFTDMKYMDLKESQRERYLVRTGDVLFNRTNSAELVGKTAIFRATQPMAYAGYLIRLRMNRDNDPEYLSAFLNTGYTKRVLRGMCKSIIGMANINATELQAITIPEPPFVSQREFARRVLAVESLKRTHRASLTELNFLFASLQHRAFQGEL, encoded by the coding sequence ATGGTCAGGAGAGCGACGGGTGCCAGCTACCCCGCTATTAGCGATCGAATCATCCTTGATTCGAAGCTGCCGGCATTACCCCTCCACGAGCAGCGGCGGATTGCGGAGATCCTGGACAAGGCGGACGCGCTGCGGGCCAAGCGCCGCGCCGCCCTCGCCCAACTCGACACCCTCACCCAATCCATCTTTCTCGACATGTTCGGCGACCCCGCCACGAACCCAAAGGGGTGGCCTGTTCGGAGGATTGGTGCCCTTCTTGAATCGGCATGCTATGGAACAAGCGAAAGGGCGGAGGCGAATGGCGAGTTCCCGGTGCTGAGGATGAACAATATCACGCGCACCGGCGAGATAGATTTCACGGACATGAAGTACATGGACTTGAAGGAGAGCCAACGTGAGCGCTACCTGGTACGAACTGGTGACGTACTGTTCAATCGGACCAATAGTGCCGAACTGGTAGGTAAGACCGCGATCTTCCGCGCGACACAACCGATGGCCTACGCAGGCTACCTGATCCGCTTGCGGATGAACCGCGACAACGATCCCGAGTACCTCTCTGCCTTTCTCAACACTGGATACACCAAGCGTGTGCTTCGCGGGATGTGCAAGAGCATCATTGGCATGGCGAATATCAACGCGACGGAGCTTCAGGCGATCACGATTCCCGAGCCGCCCTTCGTAAGCCAACGCGAGTTCGCACGTCGAGTGTTAGCCGTCGAGTCGCTGAAACGCACCCATCGAGCTTCGCTGACTGAACTTAATTTCCTCTTCGCCTCCCTCCAACACCGCGCCTTCCAGGGGGAGTTGTAG
- a CDS encoding Fic family protein, protein MLFAPRFTITNPITASLTAIERARGFLEAATLSEAWIARMSQRALLLEAHHTTHIEGTQLTLEQAERLWAGQAVKEASRDDVRELLNYREAFNLVSDYLGSGEPMTEGLIREIHKRLVKGVRGGAADPGRYRATQNYVVNSRTREVIYTPPPPEQVPPLMRELVEWLRADTGVHPVLVSGIAQFQLVHIHPFVDGNGRTSRLLSTLCLYRTGYDFKRLFTLSEFYDRDRSPFYAALQLVREQDMDLTGWLEYFVEGLATQMSEVKQRGVLAIRRDVLVREHGLNERQAVAVEVMLEHGDLGIEEFEALTPGVHRRTLQRDLKGLVETGIATTYGAARAVRYHLKKRYLR, encoded by the coding sequence ATGCTCTTCGCTCCCCGCTTCACGATCACGAACCCGATCACGGCCTCGCTCACGGCCATTGAGCGGGCGCGCGGTTTTCTGGAGGCGGCGACGCTCTCGGAAGCGTGGATCGCGCGCATGAGCCAGCGCGCTCTGCTGCTGGAAGCGCATCATACGACACATATCGAGGGCACCCAACTCACGCTCGAACAGGCGGAGCGATTGTGGGCCGGCCAAGCGGTGAAGGAGGCGAGCAGGGACGATGTCCGCGAGCTGCTCAACTACCGCGAGGCATTCAACTTGGTCTCGGACTACCTGGGGAGCGGCGAGCCGATGACAGAAGGCTTGATCCGCGAGATTCACAAGCGGCTGGTCAAGGGCGTCCGCGGCGGCGCGGCCGATCCCGGCCGCTACCGCGCTACCCAGAACTACGTCGTCAACAGCCGGACGCGCGAGGTGATCTACACGCCGCCTCCCCCGGAGCAGGTGCCGCCGCTGATGCGCGAGCTTGTGGAATGGTTGCGCGCGGATACCGGTGTGCACCCGGTACTGGTGTCCGGCATCGCGCAGTTCCAGCTTGTGCACATCCATCCGTTCGTGGACGGCAACGGCCGGACGTCGCGGCTGCTCTCTACGCTCTGCCTGTACCGCACGGGCTACGACTTCAAGCGTCTGTTCACGTTGAGCGAGTTCTACGACCGCGATCGGAGCCCGTTCTACGCTGCGCTGCAGTTGGTGCGCGAGCAGGATATGGATCTTACCGGCTGGCTGGAGTATTTCGTCGAAGGTCTCGCCACACAAATGAGCGAGGTTAAGCAGCGCGGCGTACTGGCGATCCGCCGCGACGTCCTCGTTCGTGAGCATGGCCTGAACGAGCGGCAGGCCGTGGCCGTGGAGGTGATGCTGGAGCATGGCGACCTCGGGATTGAGGAGTTCGAGGCGCTCACTCCAGGAGTCCACCGCCGCACGCTTCAGCGCGATCTGAAGGGTCTGGTCGAGACAGGCATTGCGACCACTTACGGCGCAGCGCGGGCGGTCCGTTATCACCTCAAAAAGAGATACTTACGATGA